Proteins from a genomic interval of Paenibacillus sp. FSL R5-0623:
- a CDS encoding HD-GYP domain-containing protein: protein MRVHVTDLKPGDLLKNDVYNSSGLHMLMKGSTLSEDDLSKLLQHGIEYADVEHTPSDLHSDAQTLPSDQTRLLTNLFNDTIKGTESLFQQAMEKGFIDETQVDEILFTLTEQLEKQKDVVSLLLMLDGESDYTYNHSLQVGMLAFYIAGWMGYNPEECLTVAKAGYLHDIGKSKIPSEILHKPGKLTTEEFDEMKKHTFYGYDIIKESTQDEILATVALQHHEREDGSGYPHGLRGDEIHPYARITAVADVYSAMTTNRVYQTKQELISVLCELYSLSFGQLNAEATQELIKHMLPNFIGKRVLLTTGQTGLIVMNNPADYFRPLVQTSTAFIDLAKERDIAIVEIYVQ from the coding sequence GTGAGAGTGCATGTTACTGATCTTAAACCGGGTGACCTGTTAAAAAATGATGTATACAACAGTTCGGGTCTCCACATGCTGATGAAAGGTTCCACCCTCAGTGAAGATGACCTATCCAAACTGTTGCAACATGGAATCGAGTACGCAGATGTAGAACACACACCATCCGACCTACACTCTGATGCACAAACCTTACCTTCAGATCAGACCCGTCTGTTAACTAACTTGTTTAACGATACGATCAAAGGTACTGAATCTCTATTTCAACAAGCGATGGAGAAGGGTTTTATTGATGAGACACAGGTCGATGAAATTTTGTTTACCCTAACAGAACAGTTGGAAAAACAAAAAGATGTTGTCTCCTTGTTGCTTATGCTGGACGGGGAAAGCGATTATACGTACAACCATTCATTGCAAGTCGGAATGCTCGCTTTTTATATCGCCGGCTGGATGGGTTACAACCCCGAGGAATGTCTAACGGTAGCCAAAGCAGGATATCTTCATGATATCGGCAAGTCCAAGATTCCTTCTGAGATTTTACATAAACCTGGTAAATTGACCACGGAAGAATTTGACGAAATGAAGAAACACACATTCTATGGATACGATATCATTAAAGAATCCACGCAGGATGAAATTCTGGCAACGGTTGCACTTCAGCATCATGAGCGCGAGGATGGAAGTGGTTATCCTCATGGACTTCGAGGGGACGAGATCCACCCATATGCCCGTATAACTGCTGTAGCAGACGTTTACAGCGCCATGACGACAAATCGGGTGTACCAGACCAAACAGGAACTGATCTCTGTTCTGTGTGAACTGTACAGTCTCAGCTTCGGTCAGTTAAATGCTGAAGCAACGCAGGAACTGATCAAGCATATGCTACCTAATTTTATCGGTAAAAGGGTTCTGCTCACCACGGGTCAGACGGGACTCATTGTCATGAATAATCCTGCGGATTATTTCCGACCACTCGTTCAGACCTCTACAGCCTTTATCGATTTAGCGAAAGAAAGAGATATTGCTATCGTTGAAATTTATGTACAGTAA
- a CDS encoding molybdenum cofactor biosynthesis protein MoaE: MKLTIQLFAGIAERLNTSLLEFEYIGDIPTAADLKERLSLAYPEAASQIRTSFLAVNQQYAPADTILSSEDELALIPPVSGGDGTDISDEQLRSTVPEHRTEDGLFLITESTLSVEATTALVITPNHGAALTFVGTTREMTGEQRTVHLEYEAYVPMALSQMAAIGVEISDRWPGVLCAISHRIGKVDVAEISVVIAVSSPHRNDCYDASRYAIERLKQTVPIWKKEIWEDGSEWKGHQLGPWNPMEN; this comes from the coding sequence ATGAAATTGACAATTCAACTATTTGCAGGCATTGCAGAACGTTTAAATACATCCCTTCTGGAGTTTGAGTACATTGGAGACATTCCAACCGCTGCCGATTTAAAAGAAAGACTGAGTCTGGCCTACCCAGAGGCAGCTTCTCAGATAAGGACATCCTTTTTGGCAGTTAACCAGCAGTACGCTCCTGCCGATACTATACTTAGCTCAGAAGATGAACTTGCGTTGATCCCTCCCGTCTCTGGAGGCGATGGTACGGATATATCCGATGAACAGCTTCGCTCTACCGTTCCAGAGCATCGGACTGAAGATGGCTTATTTCTAATTACAGAATCCACTTTGTCCGTGGAAGCAACAACGGCACTAGTGATTACCCCGAATCACGGGGCAGCTCTTACTTTTGTAGGTACGACTCGTGAAATGACCGGTGAACAGCGCACCGTCCATCTTGAATACGAGGCCTATGTGCCGATGGCTCTTTCTCAGATGGCAGCCATTGGTGTGGAAATCTCCGATCGCTGGCCTGGTGTGTTATGTGCAATCAGTCACCGAATTGGCAAAGTAGATGTGGCAGAGATTAGTGTAGTCATTGCCGTTTCCTCGCCTCATCGCAACGACTGTTATGATGCAAGCCGTTACGCCATAGAGAGACTCAAACAGACCGTTCCGATCTGGAAAAAGGAAATTTGGGAAGATGGATCTGAATGGAAGGGACATCAATTAGGACCATGGAACCCCATGGAGAACTAA
- a CDS encoding 5'-nucleotidase C-terminal domain-containing protein, with translation MSTREKQTLTILHTNDIHSHFGSMSTIAAMINEERDQGGNFLVLDIGDHMDRMAVETEGTLGTANVDVINLTGYDAITIGNNEGLTFTPDQLSQSYAGLLCPVVCGNVVEQDTGLAPVWMKPSLIVEKGPFRVGLLGATAPFTTFYELLGWDVLDPVESLRAQVEALRDEVDVVVILSHLGLSTDRRLAEQITGIDVILGGHTHHVLEEPLVIGQTVLGGAGKFGQWLGKVVLERTSVGEPFQLVSSGCMAAKSILLDDQVALAIATNRTEAERTLNQTAVITDRVLPIAYDRESPFATLLAQAVRQFTGAQLSLVNAGQLLGELPQGNITKGMLHSLCPSPINACTICLSGSHIREALEQSLLDEFSGKPIVGFGFRGHILGTLCMDGMEVQYNPDAPAYEKIQAISINGEPMDEQCEYIVGTLDMFTFNVGYPPLAHATRTLYHLPEFIRDLLETEIKRPGALDDSLRARWCQS, from the coding sequence ATGAGCACCAGGGAGAAGCAAACGTTAACGATTCTGCACACCAACGACATTCATAGCCACTTCGGCTCCATGAGCACCATCGCCGCTATGATCAATGAGGAACGTGACCAAGGTGGCAACTTCCTTGTATTGGATATCGGCGATCATATGGACCGGATGGCCGTTGAAACAGAGGGAACACTGGGTACGGCTAATGTTGATGTTATTAACCTGACGGGCTACGATGCCATTACAATCGGTAACAATGAAGGACTAACCTTTACGCCAGATCAGCTCTCACAGTCCTACGCTGGACTTCTGTGTCCTGTGGTATGCGGCAATGTTGTGGAGCAAGATACTGGACTTGCGCCAGTGTGGATGAAACCTTCTCTGATTGTGGAGAAAGGTCCATTTCGCGTTGGTCTGCTGGGGGCAACGGCCCCTTTTACCACGTTTTACGAATTGCTCGGGTGGGATGTTCTGGACCCTGTGGAGTCATTAAGAGCTCAAGTGGAAGCATTACGTGATGAAGTGGATGTGGTGGTTATTCTTTCACATCTGGGACTTTCGACAGATCGTAGACTGGCGGAGCAGATTACTGGAATCGATGTTATTCTCGGTGGACATACCCATCATGTTCTCGAAGAACCCTTAGTCATTGGTCAGACCGTGCTGGGTGGGGCTGGAAAATTTGGCCAATGGCTTGGGAAAGTGGTTCTGGAACGAACAAGTGTGGGAGAACCTTTCCAACTGGTAAGTAGCGGTTGTATGGCTGCCAAGAGTATATTACTGGATGATCAGGTTGCGCTGGCAATCGCTACGAATCGTACGGAAGCCGAAAGGACACTCAATCAGACGGCAGTGATAACGGATCGGGTGCTGCCAATCGCGTATGATCGGGAATCCCCGTTTGCAACATTGCTTGCACAAGCTGTCCGCCAATTCACGGGGGCACAGCTGTCTCTGGTGAATGCAGGTCAGCTTCTCGGAGAGCTTCCACAAGGGAATATTACAAAAGGAATGTTGCATTCCCTATGTCCATCTCCTATAAATGCTTGTACAATATGCTTGAGTGGAAGTCATATTCGTGAAGCACTTGAGCAGTCCTTGTTGGACGAGTTTTCAGGTAAGCCCATTGTGGGATTTGGTTTTCGTGGTCATATTCTAGGCACGTTATGTATGGACGGAATGGAAGTTCAATACAATCCAGATGCGCCAGCCTATGAGAAGATCCAGGCCATATCCATCAATGGGGAGCCTATGGACGAACAATGTGAGTATATTGTTGGGACACTGGACATGTTTACGTTCAATGTGGGGTATCCTCCTCTTGCTCATGCAACCCGTACGCTCTATCATCTTCCGGAATTCATACGCGATTTGCTGGAAACGGAAATAAAACGACCAGGGGCTCTGGACGACAGCCTGCGAGCCCGCTGGTGTCAAAGCTAA
- a CDS encoding HD-GYP domain-containing protein produces the protein MRLVHINLLQPGMKLGKRIYSEEGLVLLSEDVELTSRLIGRLKDLGVGYVYIKDAATEDIIVPDMLQEETRRKALVEIKQQFQSMSGMKTKNRIPHFGKALSGVMNTILEDIGSQKEAMIMLMDMNSSDFDLYNHSLNVCVYTLVLGVASGYTRQQLMEIGLGALLHDIGKTQITPEILHKPSRLSDEEFKIIQQHTTYGHRILKDEPGIPLLSAHCALQHHERIDGSGYPFGLKDKEIHEYAKWIALADSYDAMTTNRVYKQALLPHQAVEVLYTGSGTLYEQRMLEKFRDCVAIYPLGISVKLSTGEVGVVASIHSRVPQRPLIRVIKDADGQTLSSPYEINLSTALSVMITGVEGVEDIPSAAQSEQVES, from the coding sequence GTGCGTTTAGTACATATAAACTTATTGCAGCCTGGCATGAAGCTGGGGAAACGTATTTATAGTGAAGAAGGCCTTGTATTACTTAGTGAGGATGTAGAGCTGACGAGCCGACTGATTGGGCGTCTCAAGGATCTCGGGGTCGGTTATGTGTATATCAAAGATGCTGCGACCGAGGATATCATTGTTCCAGATATGTTGCAGGAAGAGACCCGAAGGAAGGCACTGGTAGAGATCAAGCAGCAATTTCAGAGCATGTCGGGAATGAAAACGAAGAATCGGATTCCTCATTTCGGTAAAGCGCTTAGTGGTGTGATGAATACCATTCTGGAGGACATCGGCAGCCAAAAGGAAGCCATGATTATGCTGATGGACATGAACTCCAGTGATTTTGACCTGTATAATCATTCGCTGAATGTATGTGTGTATACACTGGTTCTTGGTGTCGCTTCGGGTTACACACGCCAGCAATTAATGGAGATTGGTCTGGGTGCCTTATTGCATGATATCGGCAAAACACAGATTACACCAGAAATTTTGCATAAACCCTCCAGATTGAGTGATGAGGAATTCAAAATCATTCAGCAGCACACTACATATGGACACCGTATTCTCAAAGATGAACCAGGTATACCGCTTCTATCCGCGCATTGTGCATTGCAGCACCATGAACGAATTGATGGAAGTGGATATCCCTTTGGTTTGAAAGACAAGGAAATTCATGAATATGCCAAATGGATTGCGCTTGCTGATTCGTATGATGCCATGACAACGAATCGGGTGTACAAGCAAGCCTTGCTGCCGCATCAGGCAGTAGAGGTGTTGTATACAGGATCAGGAACCCTCTATGAACAACGGATGCTGGAGAAGTTCAGGGATTGTGTCGCGATATACCCATTAGGTATTTCAGTCAAGCTCAGTACGGGAGAGGTTGGGGTAGTTGCATCAATTCATTCACGTGTTCCTCAACGTCCACTTATCCGTGTTATTAAAGATGCCGACGGCCAGACCTTATCTTCGCCCTACGAAATTAACCTGTCTACAGCACTGTCTGTGATGATCACAGGTGTAGAGGGTGTGGAGGATATACCTTCAGCGGCTCAAAGTGAACAGGTGGAAAGCTGA
- the yfkAB gene encoding radical SAM/CxCxxxxC motif protein YfkAB — MTMLNSGSVQPMPLSPTNDPWDPIGSLRTYGRHVLTSVEMTVTHLCNMRCEHCAVGDMLTMREAPALPLPLMLKRLDEVEHLQTISLTGGEPSFSQKTVDEMIIPLLKYAKERGIRSQINSNLTLDISRYEQLLPYLDVMHISFNYLNADDFHQVGFANSGRPVKREVAVKMYEKMIENSRKLSEAGMFISAESMINFRTHDKLDGIHQLIREMGCVRHEVHPMYNSNFASSLPVLSLDHMRAAIHRLLDVRDKDMWMLFGTLPFFACSAAEQDRELINRLYSEPNVTVRNDPDGRNRVNVNMFTGNVYVTDFADIPAFGNIRDRKLDDVFHEWSAEHPLNQTVNCHCDIASCCGPNLLVADMYYKGVDFKSRKAITR; from the coding sequence ATGACCATGCTAAACTCAGGATCGGTACAACCGATGCCTTTATCGCCAACGAATGATCCGTGGGATCCGATCGGCTCTCTGCGTACATATGGACGCCATGTGCTGACCAGTGTAGAAATGACCGTGACACATCTGTGCAATATGAGGTGTGAGCATTGTGCCGTGGGAGATATGCTTACGATGCGTGAGGCGCCGGCTCTTCCGCTCCCTCTGATGCTGAAACGATTGGATGAAGTGGAGCATCTGCAGACGATTAGTCTGACGGGTGGCGAGCCAAGCTTTAGCCAAAAAACAGTGGATGAGATGATTATCCCGCTGCTCAAATATGCCAAGGAACGTGGAATTCGTTCCCAGATCAATTCGAATCTAACGCTGGATATCAGCCGGTATGAGCAACTTTTACCTTATCTGGACGTTATGCATATCTCATTCAACTATCTGAATGCAGATGATTTCCATCAAGTTGGATTTGCGAATAGTGGCAGACCTGTGAAACGTGAAGTAGCGGTGAAAATGTATGAGAAAATGATTGAAAATTCACGCAAACTGAGTGAAGCAGGCATGTTTATCTCTGCGGAATCAATGATTAACTTCCGTACGCACGACAAGCTGGATGGTATTCATCAATTGATTCGTGAGATGGGCTGTGTCCGTCATGAAGTGCATCCGATGTATAATTCGAACTTTGCTTCGTCACTGCCCGTGTTATCACTGGATCATATGAGAGCAGCGATTCATCGTTTGCTTGATGTGCGTGACAAAGATATGTGGATGTTATTCGGGACCCTGCCATTCTTCGCGTGCAGTGCAGCAGAGCAGGATCGGGAACTGATCAACCGTTTATACAGCGAACCAAATGTGACGGTACGTAACGATCCGGACGGACGTAACCGCGTTAACGTTAACATGTTCACGGGTAATGTGTATGTGACGGATTTTGCGGATATCCCGGCGTTTGGCAACATTCGTGATCGGAAACTGGATGATGTGTTCCATGAATGGTCAGCTGAACATCCGTTGAATCAAACGGTCAATTGCCATTGCGATATTGCATCCTGTTGCGGACCAAACCTGCTAGTGGCAGATATGTATTACAAGGGTGTGGATTTCAAATCGAGAAAGGCTATCACACGTTGA
- a CDS encoding hemolysin family protein, protein MDIHTEFHLGQLVFNLVCVFLLVFLNGVFVAAEFSLVKVRQTRLTQLQSEGNRLAGYALKVNSKLDSYLSATQFGITLTSLGLGWLGEPAISELLVEPLMFKLGVGDTGLISTVSVIIGFCIITFLHIVLGELAPKSLAIQKTDGVALFLSAPLLLFYKIFFPFIWVLNVSANALLRLAGIEPASEGEAHSEDELRILMKQSAKSGVIDKDEIKLMDNIFDFSDMLAREVMLPRTDMDCLYTHMSLEENLEIINATKHSRYPVAVEDKDEIIGFIHITDLLLAKPEQQHDLASLIRPILNVPESMEISHVLRLMQKKHSQMTLVVDEYGGTAGLLTAEEILEEIVGDLYDEFEDERPHMERSGDSFSIDGRSLIEEVHKWTGAIIEDEEVDTIGGWLFKELGGSPAKGKTRELNGYVFEVEESTRLRITRVRVYKQSVPQDMNSEEKPVE, encoded by the coding sequence TTGGATATTCATACTGAATTTCATCTTGGACAGCTGGTATTTAATCTGGTCTGTGTCTTTTTGCTCGTATTTTTGAATGGCGTATTTGTTGCAGCGGAATTTTCCCTTGTGAAAGTAAGGCAGACACGCTTAACTCAATTGCAGAGTGAAGGAAACCGTTTGGCTGGTTATGCACTGAAGGTGAATAGTAAACTGGATTCCTATCTATCGGCAACTCAGTTCGGGATTACATTAACATCACTTGGACTCGGGTGGCTGGGAGAACCAGCCATCTCTGAATTGCTCGTTGAGCCTCTCATGTTTAAACTTGGTGTAGGAGATACAGGGCTTATTTCGACCGTGTCGGTCATTATCGGTTTCTGTATCATTACGTTTCTGCATATTGTGTTGGGTGAGCTTGCGCCTAAATCGTTGGCAATTCAAAAAACAGACGGAGTGGCATTGTTTTTATCTGCACCTTTGCTGTTGTTCTACAAAATCTTCTTCCCGTTCATCTGGGTACTGAATGTATCGGCCAATGCATTGCTGCGTTTGGCAGGTATCGAACCTGCCAGTGAAGGAGAAGCTCACTCGGAAGATGAACTTCGAATTCTGATGAAGCAGAGTGCCAAAAGTGGTGTCATCGATAAAGATGAGATCAAACTGATGGACAACATCTTTGATTTCTCCGATATGCTGGCACGTGAAGTGATGCTGCCACGTACAGATATGGATTGTCTGTACACGCATATGTCTTTGGAAGAGAATCTGGAGATCATTAATGCAACCAAACATTCCCGGTATCCCGTAGCAGTAGAAGACAAGGATGAGATCATTGGATTCATACACATCACCGATCTGTTGCTGGCTAAACCGGAGCAACAACATGATCTGGCTTCACTTATTCGTCCAATCTTAAACGTTCCTGAATCCATGGAAATCAGCCATGTGCTGCGTCTGATGCAGAAGAAACATTCTCAGATGACGCTGGTTGTGGATGAATATGGCGGCACAGCTGGATTGCTGACTGCGGAAGAAATTCTGGAAGAGATCGTTGGAGATTTGTATGACGAGTTTGAGGATGAGCGTCCGCATATGGAACGCAGTGGTGATTCGTTTTCCATTGATGGTCGTTCGCTTATTGAAGAAGTTCATAAGTGGACCGGAGCCATCATTGAGGATGAAGAAGTGGATACCATTGGCGGATGGCTGTTTAAAGAGCTTGGAGGTAGTCCAGCCAAGGGCAAAACTCGGGAGCTGAATGGATACGTCTTTGAAGTGGAGGAGTCCACTCGTTTGCGAATTACCCGAGTTCGAGTGTACAAACAATCTGTTCCTCAAGACATGAATTCGGAAGAAAAACCAGTAGAATAG
- a CDS encoding spore coat associated protein CotJA, with translation MKDPQLRAYAPFVGPFDPCKPMEIRTYLVPPQLFIPFQPMGWPQYSPAEALRLGTLWPALYSPYTSKKSKERKVEADGT, from the coding sequence GTGAAGGATCCACAGCTTCGAGCCTATGCTCCTTTTGTGGGGCCGTTTGATCCTTGCAAACCGATGGAAATCCGCACGTATCTAGTTCCACCGCAGTTGTTTATACCTTTCCAGCCCATGGGTTGGCCGCAATACAGTCCGGCAGAAGCGTTAAGACTGGGAACATTATGGCCTGCATTATATAGCCCTTACACATCCAAGAAATCAAAGGAGAGGAAGGTGGAGGCAGATGGAACCTGA
- a CDS encoding spore coat protein CotJB, with product MEPEAPKACDAKYYELLEELQALDFVLVELNLYLDTHPGDFQSIEQYNKFSQERMRVAHEFQQLYGPLMNFGHAFSKYPWEWSQTPWPWQV from the coding sequence ATGGAACCTGAAGCACCGAAAGCCTGTGATGCAAAATACTACGAGTTGCTGGAAGAACTTCAGGCGCTGGACTTCGTGTTAGTGGAACTGAATCTATACCTGGATACCCATCCAGGTGATTTCCAAAGCATTGAGCAGTACAACAAGTTCAGCCAGGAGCGAATGCGGGTAGCTCATGAGTTCCAACAGCTGTATGGACCGCTGATGAATTTTGGTCATGCCTTCTCGAAATATCCGTGGGAGTGGTCCCAGACACCATGGCCTTGGCAGGTATAA
- a CDS encoding manganese catalase family protein, with the protein MWVYEKKLQYPVRVSKCDPHMAKLLMEQYGGADGELAAALRYLNQRYTIPDKIIGLLNDIGTEEFAHLEMIATMIYKLTKDATVEQLEQAGLDAHYVNHDKALFYSNAAGVPFTATYIQAKGDPIADLYEDIAAEEKARATYQWLIDLTDDVDLQDSLKFLREREIVHSLRFREAVEILKDDRETKKIF; encoded by the coding sequence ATGTGGGTATACGAGAAAAAGTTACAATATCCCGTTCGAGTGAGTAAATGTGACCCTCATATGGCCAAATTACTGATGGAACAGTATGGTGGAGCAGACGGGGAATTGGCAGCTGCCCTGCGGTATCTGAACCAGCGTTATACGATTCCAGACAAAATTATCGGCCTGTTAAACGACATTGGAACAGAAGAATTTGCTCATTTAGAGATGATTGCCACGATGATCTATAAGCTCACCAAAGATGCTACAGTGGAGCAGCTGGAGCAAGCTGGCTTGGATGCTCACTACGTTAATCACGATAAGGCCCTCTTTTACAGCAATGCAGCAGGTGTACCGTTTACCGCTACGTATATTCAAGCCAAGGGTGATCCAATTGCGGATCTGTACGAGGACATTGCAGCAGAAGAGAAAGCCCGGGCTACATATCAATGGTTGATCGACCTGACCGATGACGTGGATCTGCAGGATAGTCTGAAGTTTCTAAGGGAACGCGAGATTGTGCATTCCTTGCGTTTTCGGGAGGCTGTAGAGATCCTGAAAGACGATCGGGAGACAAAGAAGATTTTCTGA